The Dehalococcoides mccartyi CG5 genome contains the following window.
TGGCTTCCCTAAGTTATCTTAACTTATATTACTATTTTCCTATACAGGTTAGTACATTCGGGGGATTGGATAGTAGAGTTTATATAATGTATAGTTCTGAATAGTTAGGTTAAGATACTTTAAGAAAGGACTGCCATGGCAAATCATGAAGATAATATAGTCTCCCCCATGCTGACCACCAGCGAAGTAGCCCATATGCTGAATGTGCATATAAATACTGTACGCCGCTGGAGCAATCAGATGGTACTTAAATCCTATCGGATTGGAGCCAGAGGTGACCGCCGTTTCCGTAAGGAAGACGTGGAACAATTTTTGGAACGGGCAGGCAAGACCAAACTCTTGAAAGAAACTCTAGGCTAAAAGAAGGGGCAAGCGATGGAAGACAACAGTAAAATCAGGGTAATGGTCATAGATGAGCAACCATTTTTCA
Protein-coding sequences here:
- a CDS encoding helix-turn-helix domain-containing protein: MANHEDNIVSPMLTTSEVAHMLNVHINTVRRWSNQMVLKSYRIGARGDRRFRKEDVEQFLERAGKTKLLKETLG